The DNA window CGGCGGCGGCGTGAACCATCGGACCGGCCTGTACGACGCCATCCTGATCAAAGACAACCACTTGGCCTTTGCCCAGTCGACCGCCCGCACGCCTGCGGATGCAGTCGCCGCCTCGCGTGATTTTCTCTCCCAGTATCCCGGCGGACTGCCGGAGATGGTGATCGAAGTGGAGGTCGATACGCTGGAGCAACTTCAGCAGGTTCTGCCACAGTCACCCGATGTGGTGCTGCTGGACAACATGCCGCCGGAGCAGCTCCGTCAGGCGATCGGTCTCCGCGATCAGCTGGCCCCTGGCGTGGCCCTGGAAGCTTCGGGCGGGATCACCCTGGAAACGATTCGCTCGATTGCAGAAACAGGGGTCGATCGGATTAGCGTCGGCGCCCTGACGCATTCGGCGATCAACTACGATGTGGGACTCGACTGGCGCACGCCCGTGGAATAGAGCGGCGCCTTGCCGTATCCAACATCAGGCGCCGGGACGCTGATCGCCGGAAGCCGGCGACGGGCCTCCAATGCGACGGGCGAGATTGCCCGTCGTGCGTATTACGGAGTCCATGAAACGAGCAAACGAAACGGCGGGCCGCTTACTTGACGTGCGTCGCCAGTTCGGCGGCGGCGTTTTCATAGGTGCGAGTCTTACCGTTGCCGACCTGCCTCAGGGCGATCTCGTACAGGTCCTGGCCGCGTTTGGTTGGGTATTCGCCGGTGATGCAAGCCTGGCAGAGCTGGTCGCGATCAAAACCGATGGCCCGGCTGACTGCTTCGACCGGCAGGTATCGGAGCGAATCGGCCCCGAGCGTTTTGGCCATTTCTCGCTGTACCTCAGCGGTCAGATTGCCGTCGGGCATGAACTTGGGAGCGAACAGTTCGTCCACCCGGGACATGTCGATCCCGTAGAAACAGGGGGCGATAATGGGGGGACAGGCGACGCGGACATGGATTTCTTTCGCTCCACCTGCCGAACGCAAGCGGTCCAGCAGCACCTTCATCGTTGTCGAGCGAACGATCGAATCCTCGACCAGGAAAACACGTTTCCCTTCCAGGACTTCACGAAGCGGCGTGTACTTGTTCTGGGCTTTCCGTTTGCGGCCTGCGCTGCCTTCGATAAAGGTGCGGCCGCTGTAACGGTTGCGGATCAGGCCTTCGCGTGAAGGCAGGCCCAGTTCAAACGCCATGGAGTCGGCGGCCGCTTTGCTGGTGTCGGGAACCGGCACCACGATCGTGTCCTTGTCAAAGGGCATCGTCATCAGCGGGTCGGACATTTCCAGCCGGGCTAGTTCGGCGCCCAGGTTGCTGCGCGACTGGTAGACCGAGCGTTCGTCGAGCGTACTGGCGACGTTGGCGAAGTAGACCCATTCGAAAAAGCAGTGGGCCTTGCGCGAAGAGGGCACAAAGTTGGCGATTTCGAACTTGCCGTTGACGATGGTTATCGCCTGGCCCGGCAGCAGCGATTTGATGCTTTCCGGCTCAAAACCCAGATTCAGCAGAGGCACGCTTTCACTGGCGGCGGCGAACAGCGAGCCTTCTTTGGCGTAGCACATCGGCTTGATGCCCAGCGGATCGCGAGCGATCAGCATGTCCCCCTGGGCGTTCAGCAGCACCAGGGAGTAGGCGCCATCGAACAGGCGATCCAGGTTAGCCATCATCTCCAGCAGCGTCGGCTTCTGATCGCCTGAGTACTGCCGGCAGATTTCATGCATGATGATTTCGGTGTCGGTCTCGCGCGCCAAATGGTGCTTGTCGTCGCTCAGCAATTCATTGCGCAGTTCCTGGTAGTTGGTCAGCTGCCCGTTGAAGGCAAAGCTGAACCACTTCCGTTTTTCGACATGGTGCCTTTCAAAAGGCTGGGCGTAGCTGCGATCTTCGGCCCCGCAGGTGGCGTAGCGGACGTGGCCGATGGCGGCGCGGCCGGCGTACTCCCGCATGAGGCTTTCCCCTTTTTTCCGTCGCGACAGATAAAAGGCCTCGCTAACCATGCCGATCCGCTTGTGCGTATCGATCAGCTGGTTGCGTCGGGGGTCGTAGGTCGTCATCCCGGCGGCAAGCTGGCCGCGGTTCTGGATGTCGAGCAGCATTCGCGGCATCAGTCGCGATACTTCCTCCGAACCCTGCTCCGGGCAAAGCGGACTGACCGGACCATTTGGAAGATGGTAAATCGCGGCGACGCCGCATTCATGATGGAGTTCAGTCATCGTTTTCAAGCGGCAGTTGGCGGTCTAGGGGCGCTGGACGGAGGCAAAAGTCGCGGAAAAGAAGCTCAACCGCCTGGTGTGTTTTCGCAGCCCGAAAAAGCTATCGAATCCTGTCCGGCGGTCGCTGGAGTCGGCATCGTCCCTGAAGCAGTTTCCCTCGCAGTCGAACTGACCGACTGCCCATTTTCCATCGCGTGTTTTCTTCGCTGGCGGACTGGTTTTGAAGATGATCACCCGAATGAAGGGGGTCGATCATGGGGAAAGGTCGAAGTGTCCCACGGCTTTGATTATTCTAGGAGCGCGTCGCCAAGTTCACAAGCGACAAGTCGATACGATTTCCAATCCGTCGCCAGCGGACGGGCCAGGATCGCTGCAATCGGACGACTTTACCATCTGCTTTTCCTGGCCTGAATTCCCTGGCACAGGCAGGCGGTTTGCGGTATTATATCCACCACTATTGATTGCTTACGGCAATCGTACCTGCCTGCCGACGTCCCCCCGCTCGGTAACCTACCCTCCAGCCCAGTTCACTCTTCGGAAAGCACCGCGATGAAATGCTCGCTGTTCTTGATGCTGGCGGCTTGCCTTTTCTCAACCGCAAATCTTTGGATAACGCCCGCGAACGCCGACGATCTGCTGCCGGCCGACACCCCGATCGCCTCGGTAATTAACCATTACGTGAACCAGCGGATGGCGGCCCTGAGAGTCCAGCCGACCCCGCCTGCGGAAGACACCCTGCTGCTGCGCCGCACCATGCTGGATCTGGTGGGACGCCCGCCGACTCTGGTGGAAGCTCAGGCGTACGCCGCCGACGAAAACCCGCACAAGCGGGACGAGCTCATCTCGCGGCTGATCGGTTCGCCCGGCTTTGTCCGGCACCAGGCCGATGAGATGGACCAGTTCCTGATGCTCAGCTCCGGCGGCACCGTGCGCACCTACCTGGTGAAGGCCCTGGAAGAAAATCGTCCCTGGGACCAAATGTTCCGCGACCTGCTGCTGGGCGAAACCGACGACGTGGAACAAAAAGGGGCGATCGAGTTTGTTAAACGTCGCGTGAGCGATCTCGATAAACTCACGACTGAAGTCAGCTCGATCTTTCTCGGCGTGAACGTGAGCTGCGCCCAGTGTCATAACCACCCGTTTGTCGACGACTGGACTCAGGACCATTTCTACGGCATGAAATCGTTCTTCGGCCGCACCTTCGACAACGGCGGTTTTGTCGGCGAACGCGATTATGGTCTGGTCTCCTACAAAACGACCGAAGGCGAATCCCGCGAAGCCAAACTGCTGTTTATCACCGGTGTCGAGCTCGAACAGCCGCCCGTCAAAGAAATGTCCGATAAAGATCGGAAGGCAGAGAAAGAGCTGCTCGACAAACTGAAGAAGGACAAAGAAGCTCCCCCTGCCCCGGAGTTCAGCCTCCGCGCCAAGCTGGTCGAAACGGCTTTGGCCACTGGGCAGAACGAACTGTTCGCCAAAGCGATCGTGAACAACCTGTGGGCCCGCTTCTATGGCCGCGGTCTGGTCGATCCGGTCGACCAGATGCATGCCGAAAACCCGCCCAGCCATCCGGAACTGCTCGACTGGCTGGCCCGCGACTTTATCAACAACGGCTACAATCTGCAGCGTCTGATCGATGGCCTGGTGCGGAGCGAAGCGTACGCCCGCAGCAGCCGGTTGCCTGAGGGCGACTATCCGCCTGCGACCGCCTTTGCCGTCGGCTCGGTGCGACCGTTGCGGCCGGAAGCCTACGCGGCCGTGCTGAAAATGGCCGCGACCAGCCCCGACTTTTTCCCTGCCGAAATGTCGGTTGAGGATCGTGAAAATCGGGCCGAAGGGATCGTTTCCCGCTCGCGCACCATCGCCCGTTCTTTTGAGCAGCCGGCCCCCGGTTTCCAGGTCAGCGTGGATGAAGCCCTGCTGATGAGCAACGGCGATCGCATCCGCAGCGAGCTGCTGTCCACCTCCAGCGAAGCGTTGCTGGGGAAACTGAACGCGACGCCCGATCGCGCGGAGGCGATTAACCTTTTGTTCTGGAATGTCTGCAGCCGCCCTCCAGAAGCCGGCGAAGTTGAAGCCATCCAGGCCTTCCTCAGCAGTCGGCAGGACGACCTGCCCCAGGCGTACAGCCATGTTGTCTGGGCTTTGCTGACCAGCAGCGAGTGCCGCTTTAACTACTAAACACTTTCACGACCGGGCCGCTGGCGCTCTTTGACGCCTTGTCGCTTTGCCGACAGGCGGCGGAAAGCCGCAGCGTCCTTCCGATCTTTTGAACCATTCTTACCGGCTATCTTCCCAATCGATAGCGCATCGCAGGAGCCCAGTCATGAGCCGAACGCCTCGCAGCAAGTTCTGTGGATCGCCTGAGCATGCGGTCAGCCGCCGTAGTTTTCTCGGAGCCGCCGCCGGCGCCGCCGCGTTGACGACCGCCGATATGACGGTGCTGGATTCGCTGACCCAGCCGGCCATGGCCGACGAACTGAAACGGCAGGGGAAGCATGTGATTCTGCTCTGGCTGGCCGGCGGCGCCAGCCAGCTGGAAACGTGGGATCCCAAGCCGGGACGTCCCACCGGCGGCCCGTACCGCGCCATTCCCACGTCGACGCCAGGCGTGCATATCTCGGAACTCATGCCGAAGATGGCCCAGCGGCTGCAGAATACCGCCATCATTCGCTCCCTCAACACAGGCAACGGCTCCCACGGCGACGCCGCCCGGATCATGCACCTGGGCCGTCGCGATGAAGCCAGCATCAAGTATCCCGACCTGGGCGCGGTGGTCGCTCGGGAACTGGGCCAGGCCGACGCCAAATCGCCCGACTACGTCGCCTTTTATACGGCCACCGAAGGCCGCGGCAACGCCTATGGCCAGGCGGGCTTCCTTGGCGCCCGATACCTGCCGATGTTTTTGACCAAAGGGAACACGCCGGAAAACCTGAGCGCCCTGGAAGGTCTAAGCGATATCGACCACAAGGAACGGGCCGCGCTGCGGGAACTGCTGAGCAGCCGTTTTGTGCAAGGACGATCGGGCGAATCGCTCGGCAGCCATAACGAAGCTTATGCCCGGGTGCGAGGACTCATGTCGAGCGAAACGTTGTTCGACGTTTCCCAGGAGTCCGACGCCATGCGTGACAAATACGGCCGCACGCTGTTTGGCGAACAGATGCTCATCGCCCGTCGCCTGGTCGAAGCCGGCACGCCTTTCGTGAAGGTCTCCCGCGCCTGGTGGGACAGCCACGGCCAGAACTTTGAAACGCATCTGGAACTGGTCAGCGAGCTTGACCACGTGATGGCTTGCCTGCTGGACGACCTGGACGACCGGGGCCTGCTGCAGGACACGCTGGTGGTGACGCTTTCTGAATTTGGCCGCACGCCGACGATCAACGGCAGTCTGGGCCGCGATCACTTTGCCAAAGCCTGGTCGGCCTCGCTGTCCGGCTGCGGCGTGAACGGCGGCTCCGTTTACGGCGAAACCGATGAAGACGGCCAGACTGTGAAAGACGGCGAAATTGGCGCCGGCGACCTGTTCGCCACCATCTATGAAGCCCTCGGCATTAACCACCGGAAAGATTACTACGTCGGCTCGCGACCGCTGCCGCTGACCAATCCCGGCACCGCGCCCGTCAAAGAGGTGCTCGCCTAGTCGACCTGGCTGGCGAGGTCCCCGGTTTCTCTTTCCTGGTCCTTGCTCCCGGTCGTTCTTTCCCGGTTCCCAAATCTCGCAGAAATACCCACGAGGCCCATCATGGCAGGCGATCCGAGCAAACTGAAAAAGTTCCAAGAATTCGGCCGTTCTGAGATTCTGTTTCGCATGGTCCGGCAGCCCGATTCCAGCCGCATGCTGGTGGCCGCCTCGGACTTCAAAATCTACGACCTGGACCCGCTGGAAAAAGACGCGGAAACCAAAGAGTGGCAGGGCCATTCCAGCTATGTGACCGGCCTCAAACAGGTCGGCGACCAGGTGCTTTCCGCCAGCTACGACGGCAAGCTGATCTGGTGGAATAAAGCTGATGGCAAACCGGTCCGCACGGTCGACGCCCATACCAAATGGATTCGCCATCTGGATGTTTCCGCCGACGGCAAGCTGGCCGCCAGCGTGGCCGACGATATGGTCTGCCGCCTGTGGGATACAAAATCCGGCAAGCTCCTGCATGAACTGCGCGGGCACGACGCCGTGACGGAAAGCCACTTCCCTTCCATGCTGTACGCCGTGGCTTTTTCGCCCGACGGCAAGCATGTGGCGACCGGCGATCGCGTCGGCAAGGTGGTGGTCTGGGGCACGGCCACCGGCAAGCAGGAGACCGTGCTGGAAACGCCCGTCATGTACACCTGGGATGCGACCGCCCGGATCCACTCGATCGGCGGCATCCGCTCGCTCGCCTTCAGCCCCGACGGCGCCCATTTGGCAGTCGGCGGCATGGGAAAGGTTGGCAACATTGATCACCTGGGCGGTCCGTCCCGGGTGGAGCTGTTCGACTGGAAAAAAGGGGAACGGAAGTTCGAGATCAGCGAAGACGGCAACAAAGGCCTCGTCGAGAAGATCGTCTTCCACCCCAAAGGCGAATGGCTGCTGGCCGCGGGCGGCGATAGCGCCGGTTTCCTGCAGTTCTTTGACATGGATAAAGGGAAGGCCATCAAGCAGGAAAAGTCGCCCATGCACGTTTATGACCTGGATTTCACCCCCGACCATTCCCGCATGTACACGGTCGGCCACCATAAAATCTGCATCTGGGATCTGTAAAGCGACCGCTTTCGGAAGGAGCCGTGATCGCCGCCTGTTGCTACTTGGAGCCCGGCCGAACCGAGCCCGAAATCCCACTCAGGAAGACGCGATTCCTTATGTCTGTTTCGAAACCCGGACGATCGCCCTTCCGTCAGGCGAGGAAAGCCCGACCGCTTTCCGTCGGCGTTGTTTTGTGGCTGCTGTTGTTTGCCGCGACAACGATGCGACTCAGTCAGGCCGCCGAGCCGGCGCCGGTGGAAGCTGCAAAAGAAGCGATTAAAGAAGAAGCAGTACAAGAGCCGGCTGACGTCGTGAGTTACCACCGCGACGTGCGGCCCGTACTGCGTCGCCACTGCTGGGGCTGTCATCACAGCGGAGATCCGCAGGGCGGCCTCAACCTGGATACGGTCGCCACGCTCAAGCAGGGCGGCGACAGCGGCGCAGGACTAATTGCTGGCAAGCCGGACGCCAGTCTGCTGATGGAAATGATCAGCGGCGACTCACCCGAGATGCCGAAGAAACAGCCGCCTTTGTCGGCCGCCAAGATCGCCCTGCTGCGACAATGGGTGCTGTCCGGGGCCGTCGATGATTCGCCGGCGGAGTCGGCTGCCAGTCTGCCGTCGATCCCCGAGGCGTATCGCATTGCGCCGCCGCTGGTGAGCGTCGCGCTGGATCCGGCCGGACAGATGGCGGCCGCCGCTTGTCGCAGCGAGGTCCTGCTGTTCGCGGTCGACTCGCAGGATCCGCCCCGCCGGCTGCCCACCGACTGCGACCTGTTGACGCATGTCGAGTTCAGTCCCGACGGCAAGCTGCTGGCTGTGTCGGGAGGTTCGCCGGCCCGGTTTGGCGAGGTTCGCTTCTACCAGGCGAGCGATGGGCAGCTGCTCTCAAGTCGTCGCCTGGGGAATGACACCTTCTTTGGCGGCGGCTTTGCTCCCGACAGTTCGGCGCTGGCGGTGGGCGGGGCCGATGGCGCGGTGCATATTGTTCCGGTCGATGAGAAAAAAGACGTCCGCAAGTTCGACCTGCATAGCGATTGGGTGCTGGACGTCGCCTACACGCCCCAGGGCGACATGATCGTTTCCAGCGGCCGCGACAAATCGACCAAAATCTGTCAGGTCGCAACGGGCGAACTGCTTCGTACGCTCGATGACTCGTCCGACATGGTGCATGCGGTCGCGGCGGATCAGGACTTTGCGGTCTCCGCTGGCAAGGCGCGGCAGCTGATTCGATTTGAACTGAAAACGGCCCTGGCGAACATCGTCACGACCGGATCCGGTAACGGCGCCCGGCCGATCAGCACCCGGGCGCAATATGCCCGGAACTTCGAAGCATTGCCCGGCGAAGCGTTCGACATCGCCGTCAGCGGCGACAAAAAACTACTGGCGGCGGTTGGCGGCTGGGGGGATGTTCGTGTGTTTGAACTGGCGACACAGAAGCGTGTCGCGCTGATCCCGGGGTTGACAGGGCCCGTGTATGCGGCGTCGCTGAACCAGGACGGCACGCGGCTGGCGATTGGCCTGGCGAACGGCCAGATGCACTTCTATTCGCTGCCGTCCGGCGAGCTGATCCGTTCGCTGACGCCAGCGCCGGTTGTCGCGGCTGGCGATCTTCCCTGAACCTTGAGGGAACGAGTCACGAAAGGGGGCAAACGTCTGTCGAAGCGGCTGCTCGTTCAGGTTTTCCCAAAGCGTTCAGGTTTCCTGGTGTTGCCATAACACGGTGGCAGGCGGTAAGCTAACGCTTTAACCTTCCCGCCTCGGCGTCCAATGTCTGTCGGCCCGTTGGGTTCGCAGCTGTTTTCTATCCGAGCACAAATTTTCGCGAAAAGGAGTGTCGCGGTGATTGTTTCCGCCTCGACCCGTTGTTTTGAGGACCTTAGTTTAGAAGATGCTTGCGCGCGTCTGCTCGATCTTGAGTATTCCAGCGTCGAGATCACTTTGAACGAGGACAGCACTCAAGTCAAACCGTCGGAAGTCGCTGCCGATCTGGAGTCGGCGATCGCTCGCTGCCATAATCCGATGCGGCTGAATGTCACTGCGTACGATATTAATATCACCGCCGAAGGCGACGAGTATTACGAGCAGTTTACCGCCTGCGTCAAGCTGGCGAAGGCCACGAAAGTGGTCACCGTCACAGTGCCTTCCGCCGAGCTGGGTACGCCCTTCAACGAAGAAGTCGAACGGCTCCGCCGCCTGGTGGCGATTGCTGCGATGGAAGGCGTCCGCGTCGGCATGAAGAGCCAGATCGGCCGCCTTACGCAGGACATTGATACGGTTGCCGTGCTGTGTGATAACGTCCAAGGCCTGGGCCTGACTCTCGATCCCAGCCATTACATTGTCGGTCCGCACCAGGGGCGCGCGATCGACAAGATCATCAAGTATGTGTTCCACGTGCATCTCCGCGAC is part of the Lignipirellula cremea genome and encodes:
- a CDS encoding amidophosphoribosyltransferase → MPRMLLDIQNRGQLAAGMTTYDPRRNQLIDTHKRIGMVSEAFYLSRRKKGESLMREYAGRAAIGHVRYATCGAEDRSYAQPFERHHVEKRKWFSFAFNGQLTNYQELRNELLSDDKHHLARETDTEIIMHEICRQYSGDQKPTLLEMMANLDRLFDGAYSLVLLNAQGDMLIARDPLGIKPMCYAKEGSLFAAASESVPLLNLGFEPESIKSLLPGQAITIVNGKFEIANFVPSSRKAHCFFEWVYFANVASTLDERSVYQSRSNLGAELARLEMSDPLMTMPFDKDTIVVPVPDTSKAAADSMAFELGLPSREGLIRNRYSGRTFIEGSAGRKRKAQNKYTPLREVLEGKRVFLVEDSIVRSTTMKVLLDRLRSAGGAKEIHVRVACPPIIAPCFYGIDMSRVDELFAPKFMPDGNLTAEVQREMAKTLGADSLRYLPVEAVSRAIGFDRDQLCQACITGEYPTKRGQDLYEIALRQVGNGKTRTYENAAAELATHVK
- a CDS encoding DUF1549 domain-containing protein, with translation MKCSLFLMLAACLFSTANLWITPANADDLLPADTPIASVINHYVNQRMAALRVQPTPPAEDTLLLRRTMLDLVGRPPTLVEAQAYAADENPHKRDELISRLIGSPGFVRHQADEMDQFLMLSSGGTVRTYLVKALEENRPWDQMFRDLLLGETDDVEQKGAIEFVKRRVSDLDKLTTEVSSIFLGVNVSCAQCHNHPFVDDWTQDHFYGMKSFFGRTFDNGGFVGERDYGLVSYKTTEGESREAKLLFITGVELEQPPVKEMSDKDRKAEKELLDKLKKDKEAPPAPEFSLRAKLVETALATGQNELFAKAIVNNLWARFYGRGLVDPVDQMHAENPPSHPELLDWLARDFINNGYNLQRLIDGLVRSEAYARSSRLPEGDYPPATAFAVGSVRPLRPEAYAAVLKMAATSPDFFPAEMSVEDRENRAEGIVSRSRTIARSFEQPAPGFQVSVDEALLMSNGDRIRSELLSTSSEALLGKLNATPDRAEAINLLFWNVCSRPPEAGEVEAIQAFLSSRQDDLPQAYSHVVWALLTSSECRFNY
- a CDS encoding DUF1501 domain-containing protein; the protein is MSRTPRSKFCGSPEHAVSRRSFLGAAAGAAALTTADMTVLDSLTQPAMADELKRQGKHVILLWLAGGASQLETWDPKPGRPTGGPYRAIPTSTPGVHISELMPKMAQRLQNTAIIRSLNTGNGSHGDAARIMHLGRRDEASIKYPDLGAVVARELGQADAKSPDYVAFYTATEGRGNAYGQAGFLGARYLPMFLTKGNTPENLSALEGLSDIDHKERAALRELLSSRFVQGRSGESLGSHNEAYARVRGLMSSETLFDVSQESDAMRDKYGRTLFGEQMLIARRLVEAGTPFVKVSRAWWDSHGQNFETHLELVSELDHVMACLLDDLDDRGLLQDTLVVTLSEFGRTPTINGSLGRDHFAKAWSASLSGCGVNGGSVYGETDEDGQTVKDGEIGAGDLFATIYEALGINHRKDYYVGSRPLPLTNPGTAPVKEVLA
- a CDS encoding WD40 repeat domain-containing protein; amino-acid sequence: MAGDPSKLKKFQEFGRSEILFRMVRQPDSSRMLVAASDFKIYDLDPLEKDAETKEWQGHSSYVTGLKQVGDQVLSASYDGKLIWWNKADGKPVRTVDAHTKWIRHLDVSADGKLAASVADDMVCRLWDTKSGKLLHELRGHDAVTESHFPSMLYAVAFSPDGKHVATGDRVGKVVVWGTATGKQETVLETPVMYTWDATARIHSIGGIRSLAFSPDGAHLAVGGMGKVGNIDHLGGPSRVELFDWKKGERKFEISEDGNKGLVEKIVFHPKGEWLLAAGGDSAGFLQFFDMDKGKAIKQEKSPMHVYDLDFTPDHSRMYTVGHHKICIWDL
- a CDS encoding c-type cytochrome domain-containing protein is translated as MSVSKPGRSPFRQARKARPLSVGVVLWLLLFAATTMRLSQAAEPAPVEAAKEAIKEEAVQEPADVVSYHRDVRPVLRRHCWGCHHSGDPQGGLNLDTVATLKQGGDSGAGLIAGKPDASLLMEMISGDSPEMPKKQPPLSAAKIALLRQWVLSGAVDDSPAESAASLPSIPEAYRIAPPLVSVALDPAGQMAAAACRSEVLLFAVDSQDPPRRLPTDCDLLTHVEFSPDGKLLAVSGGSPARFGEVRFYQASDGQLLSSRRLGNDTFFGGGFAPDSSALAVGGADGAVHIVPVDEKKDVRKFDLHSDWVLDVAYTPQGDMIVSSGRDKSTKICQVATGELLRTLDDSSDMVHAVAADQDFAVSAGKARQLIRFELKTALANIVTTGSGNGARPISTRAQYARNFEALPGEAFDIAVSGDKKLLAAVGGWGDVRVFELATQKRVALIPGLTGPVYAASLNQDGTRLAIGLANGQMHFYSLPSGELIRSLTPAPVVAAGDLP
- a CDS encoding sugar phosphate isomerase/epimerase family protein, which encodes MIVSASTRCFEDLSLEDACARLLDLEYSSVEITLNEDSTQVKPSEVAADLESAIARCHNPMRLNVTAYDINITAEGDEYYEQFTACVKLAKATKVVTVTVPSAELGTPFNEEVERLRRLVAIAAMEGVRVGMKSQIGRLTQDIDTVAVLCDNVQGLGLTLDPSHYIVGPHQGRAIDKIIKYVFHVHLRDTSPDQLQVRVGQGEIEYTKLVHQLEKVRYSRALSVDMPKSPEVDHMVEMRKIRLLLESAL